In one Nicotiana sylvestris chromosome 8, ASM39365v2, whole genome shotgun sequence genomic region, the following are encoded:
- the LOC138875031 gene encoding uncharacterized protein translates to MSDSQLDSIIRQRRLKSKERHAVAEWLLKESKNGVVKHGSLKQAAELGENEFDIKKVTYQCHTFNYVHIDEKWFFLSKKSEKFYLLPEEQEPNPYRSCKSKNFITKVMFMVVVARPRLVEDGTELFLGKIGIFPFVFKEPAKRNSKNRRFDQNGHFRSQMLLQQDNARPHLSVNDLHFTEASRQDEFDFRLCFQPPNSPDLNVLDLGYFRAIQFLQHQMAPKTIDELVNVVEKSFNDMTVERLNHVFLTLQSFMVKVMKDKGGNNYNVPHMKKDMLERQGTLPTQVCCDIGIVNEALALL, encoded by the exons ATGAGTGACTCGCAATTAGACTCAATTATTAGACAAAGACGACTAAAAAGTAAGGAGCGTCATGCTGTTGCCGAATGGCTTTTGAAGGAAAGCAAAAATGGAGTTGTTAAACATGGGTCTTTAAAGCAAGCT GCAGAGTTGGGAGAAAACGAATTTGATATTAAGAAGGTCACATACCAATGTC ACACGTTTAATTATGTTCATATAGATGAAAAATGGTTCTTTTTGTCGAAAAAATCTGAAAAGTTCTATCTTCTCCCCGAAGAACAAGAGCCAAATCCATATAGATCTTGTAAAAGTAAAAATTTCATAACAAAAGTTATGTTTATGGTTGTTGTTGCGCGCCCTAGGCTTGTTGAAGATGGAACTGAGTTATTTTTAGGAAAAATAGGAATATTTCCTTTTGTGTTCAAGGAACCTGCCAAAAGGAATAGCAAAAACAGA CGATTCGATCAAAATGGCCACTTTCGCAGTCAAATGCTCCTCCAACAAGATAATGCGAGACCTCACCTTAGTGTTAATGACTTGCATTTTACCGAAGCTTCTCGGCAAGATGAATTTGATTTTAGACTTTGCTTTCAACCTCCTAACAGTCCAGATTTAAATGTTTTGGACCTCGGATACTTCAGAGCTATTCAGTTTCTTCAACATCAAATGGCTCCAAAAACTATTGACGAGTTAGTAAATGTAGTTGAGAAATCGTTTAATGACATGACAGTTGAACGACTGAATCATGTGTTTCTGACTCTACAATCTTTCATGGTTAAAGTGATGAAAGATAAAGGTGGAAATAACTACAATGTGCCACATATGAAAAAGGACATGCTAGAGCGACAGGGAACTCTTCCTACTCAAGTTTGTTGCGACATTGGTATTGTTAATGAAGCTCTAGCTCTACTTTAA